A stretch of Polypterus senegalus isolate Bchr_013 chromosome 3, ASM1683550v1, whole genome shotgun sequence DNA encodes these proteins:
- the LOC120526734 gene encoding testis-expressed protein 49-like → MAFFGITGLGYQNPFRGSARLEGPGAGGAVPSAYLLATGGGGGREGLRGSEGHGGSQQRYRDMVLLARIPKSPNELSRVPITEAQRYGWWLCQESGRSGEMIPGWARVNRHPRKDSEMTRFVRRMVLSDRNFHLF, encoded by the exons ATGGCTTTTTTCGGGATCACCGGCCTGGGCTACCAAAACCCGTTCAGGGGCTCCGCTCGGCTCGAGGGGCCGGGTGCGGGGGGTGCTGTCCCTTCAGCGTATCTCTTGGCGACAGGCGGCGGCGGCGGCAGGGAAGGGCTTAGAGGCTCTGAAGGTCACGGTGGAAGCCAGCAGAGATACAGAGACATGGTGCTTCTGGCCAGGATCCCCAAAA GTCCGAATGAGTTGAGCCGCGTCCCCATCACAGAGGCCCAGCGCTATGGCTGGTGGTTGTGCCAGGAGAGTGGGCGTAGTGGAGAGATGATTCCTGGCTGGGCACGTGTGAACCGCCATCCTCGGAAAGACAGCGAGATGACAAG GTTTGTCCGCCGGATGGTTTTATCAGACCGGAACTTCCATCTCTTCTGA